A part of Candidatus Eremiobacteraceae bacterium genomic DNA contains:
- a CDS encoding S41 family peptidase, with protein DGHDTAGLTIPQASALLRGKAGTSVNLVVQRPGTAAPITIALKRNFVRTPSVLARMLTGSIGYVQILVFGSSTGQEMNEALARLDKDGAVGYILDLRNNGGGYLNAAVDVSSKFIPEGPIVSIDSRSKPLTTFDADDTAVAPRPLVVLVNGNTASASEITSGAIQDSGAGVILGSRTFGKGVVQTVYPLPDGSAIKITTARYLTPNGHDLNAVGIDPDVAVPDVDIQSVGQLETDGQLRRAVEIVRSQLAASPLPAVPTSSGAGI; from the coding sequence GACGGCCACGACACGGCGGGCCTCACTATTCCCCAAGCGAGCGCGCTCCTGCGCGGAAAAGCCGGCACCTCGGTCAACCTGGTCGTGCAGCGGCCGGGCACGGCGGCTCCGATCACCATTGCGTTGAAGCGCAATTTCGTGCGCACGCCAAGCGTGCTCGCGCGCATGCTGACCGGGAGCATAGGCTACGTGCAAATTCTGGTCTTCGGCTCGAGCACGGGTCAAGAGATGAACGAAGCGCTCGCGCGGCTGGACAAAGACGGCGCCGTGGGCTACATCCTCGATCTTCGCAATAACGGCGGCGGCTATCTCAACGCGGCCGTCGACGTGTCATCAAAGTTCATTCCCGAGGGGCCGATCGTGTCGATCGACAGCCGCTCGAAACCGCTGACCACGTTCGATGCCGATGACACCGCGGTCGCACCGCGGCCGCTCGTGGTGCTGGTGAACGGCAACACGGCAAGCGCTTCTGAGATCACGTCGGGCGCCATCCAGGATAGCGGCGCGGGCGTCATCTTGGGCAGCCGCACATTCGGCAAAGGCGTCGTGCAGACGGTGTATCCGTTGCCGGACGGCAGCGCGATAAAGATCACGACGGCGCGCTATCTCACCCCGAACGGCCACGACCTCAATGCCGTCGGCATCGATCCCGACGTCGCGGTTCCCGATGTCGACATTCAGAGCGTCGGACAACTCGAAACCGATGGTCAACTGCGGCGCGCCGTAGAGATCGTGCGCTCGCAATTGGCGGCATCGCCCCTGCCGGCAGTTCCCACCTCGAGCGGCGCAGGCATCTAA